From Solibacillus sp. FSL W7-1464:
CTGTGTACATATTTAAAATATACCCGCGAATGCCTGTAGTATTGGAATAACTCGGAGGAAAAGATATAAACTGAATGCCCCCGGTAGCGATTACACTTTTCTCTTCTTCAATGATCCATTGAACAAATTGATCAGAATTCAATTGCTTCTCAAAAAAGCTCCTTAATTGTTCATCGATATCAGAAGAAACGGATTGCCCTTCCTCCACTAATAATCGCTTGCGTAAATCTATTAATAACTCCATATCCTCTATAGTAGCTAATCGAAATTCCATTCATATTCCCCTTCCTGATTTTATTGAGTCTCTTCTATTCCCTATCTAGAATGACGATCTTTTTCGTCTTGATCTTTTCTGAAACAGCATAAATAAGTGTGATGATAAGTGCTGTAATACTTGGATAACCTATCATTACAACAACGTTTGTATGTTCGACTAAACTGAATTCTCCCCATTCAAGCCATAGACGCCAGCCCATTCCGAGAGCACTGAATAATAACGAGATGAAAAAAAACAGTTCCGTTTTTTGAACAAAAATCCCTACAAAGACATTTGCAACAACAATATAAATAAAGAAAACTATAAATGTAGAGACTAAATCAAATCCTTTTAAATTAGGAATAACGGAAGTAAAAGATATTCCAGTAAAAAACAGGATCGTAATGAGATTAAATAACAGGAAATATTTTCTATTCTTTTCTATTTTTTTATAATCATCTGTACCGAATATTCTATTCACCTCTTTTACTTATTGTAACAATTAATGGAATATATAGGAGTGGGAATTGCTGAATACGCTTTGAAACTTTCCGAATATTCTAACGTCCATTTTGCATATAGCTGAAAAAGGAGGATGAACATGCCAAAATTAAACTC
This genomic window contains:
- a CDS encoding ABC transporter permease; the protein is MNRIFGTDDYKKIEKNRKYFLLFNLITILFFTGISFTSVIPNLKGFDLVSTFIVFFIYIVVANVFVGIFVQKTELFFFISLLFSALGMGWRLWLEWGEFSLVEHTNVVVMIGYPSITALIITLIYAVSEKIKTKKIVILDRE
- a CDS encoding GNAT family N-acetyltransferase gives rise to the protein MEFRLATIEDMELLIDLRKRLLVEEGQSVSSDIDEQLRSFFEKQLNSDQFVQWIIEEEKSVIATGGIQFISFPPSYSNTTGIRGYILNMYTAPESRGRGLAKQLVKRLLAEAQERNVHHIFLISSPMGKPLYKKIGFKENDIYMEYFIK